A DNA window from Porphyromonas gingivalis ATCC 33277 contains the following coding sequences:
- a CDS encoding DUF1661 domain-containing protein, whose translation MARKIFTSRTKTKKFPSHVFPNAKPPFLRTDVY comes from the coding sequence GTGGCGCGTAAAATTTTTACTTCCCGAACCAAAACGAAAAAATTCCCGAGCCACGTTTTTCCAAACGCCAAACCGCCATTTTTACGAACTGACGTGTACTGA